Within Cyprinus carpio isolate SPL01 chromosome A11, ASM1834038v1, whole genome shotgun sequence, the genomic segment CTTGAATCTGTGCAGGGTACAATGAAATCTCAAGACTATCAAGGCATTCAGGAGTGAAGTGTGCTGCCCAGTGTCAGAAAGCTTGGTCTCAGCCACAGGTCATGGGTTCTCCAACAGGATAAAGACCCAAAACACACAGCTAAAAATAACCAAGAAtgtctaaaaacaaaatatcgGACTATTCTGAAGTGGCCTTCTATGAGCCCTGATCTAAATCCTATTGAACATCTGTGGAAACAGCTGAAACATGCAGTCTGGAGAAGGCATCCTTCAAACCTGAGACAGCTGGAGCAGTTTGCTCATGAGGAATGGGTCAAAATACCTGTCGACAGGTGCAGAAGTCTCATTGAGAGTTACAGAAATTGCTTGATTGCAGTGATTGCCTCAAAAGGTTGTGCAACAAAATATTAAGTTAAGGGTACCATCATTTTTGTCCAGGccagtttcattattattatttttttttgatgcttcTGTTGAACCACAAAATTCAAAAGCAATGTCTTATTTTCATtagttaattttcatttattattacttttgtcAGTTTTAAGTTACTCCAGTGacaattaggtttttttttttctttaatggaaGGGTACCAACAATTTTGTCCATGTGTCCATCTTCTTGTGCAATTTATTTTTCCAGTAACATTGTTaactgttatataaaaaatacttgtATATTGGTAGCACTTTAATAACATCATTCTTTtgaattaaagttattaaagatATTATGAAATCGCAAATCAGCTATTATTGTCTGTGCACCCTCCCGTTTTCCATGCTCAACCTTGCAAAGACTAAACTGCTTTAACATCCAACCTGAGAAAATCTAAATCTACTTAATCAGTAAATCAAAAACAACCCTCAAAAGACACTTAATATTTTGATGACATCTAGCACTGCCCTAAATGAGTCATTTCATCTACCTATCGGTTCTCGTGAGTCAAGCAAGCacgtttgagcttctgtttatcTTATTTGATGTGATCTACATATGTTCAATAGGACTTAACTAATATATTTACAAGAATAAATGAGATGTGTCAACTGTATATAGATGGCTAtatgcaatgaagaaaaaaaaaaaaaaaaaaaaaaaaaaaaaactcagatgaGGATGAAATGAGAATGGTCAACTTGCTTCTCCTGTGTTCAGAAAAGAAAACCGTCATTTCAAAAAGCCAAAACTTGTTTATCTTCCGAACACAGATACTTAGTGTTTTTTTCTCAGCTTCTGTCCATCTATTGAAAATCTATGTAATcaacattttcaaacttcaaaaaacacaaagcTATTGTAAAATTAATGGATATGAATAGCAGTTTAATCAGTCTCCTGAAGAGACACAATCATTTTATATGATGTAACAGacatttattcacatataaacattgttcatcacacatacatttaataaacctTTTTAGACCATTTTATCAGCACAACCCATACCTCTGTATCATTGGCTCCAGAAGATGCTGCACTTGTGACAATGCCAAATCTCTCCTTCCTCTTCTTAAGCTTTTCATCATCCTCAATCTGTGAACACAATAAATAggcaacaaaacattaaaatagctcATTTCCTAATGTTAGCTTTGTACATTACTTGTCATTTGTAAGctttttttgaaatatgaaaaaaggtACCTTTTTAGAAACTGAAGAGACATTCAAGCCAAAACGTTCTGCTCTCTTTTTTAATACCTCAACGTCAACCTAAAAGAGAGCGGCACGTTTAACAGTGGTTTTTCAGAGATTaagttatttcatatttcaatttcCAAGTCCCCACCAAAATGTGCAACCAAATTACTCACATTAATTTTGGCTGAAgttcctaaaaaaacaaaaaacaaaatacaacacatCAATGGATGGAATTTTTCATTAATTAGGCACTGTACAGGGTTTGTACAAATTTTCACCAATAAATTATGTTCCATTATTTTATAAGTACACATGTAAAATATGAAGACAAATCTATATTCAAATTTATCATAGCACGTTAGCTAAAATGAATGACTATTAATGCTTATTTGCTTCCTATTTGTTTTAATAAGTACAAGCTACAACTGTGCCAGAGGTTACTCCATGCAGAGAACATATAATATTCAGTGATGGGATGATTTATTTAaccaatattttcaaataaactcAGGACCTTTCATATAGGAAACGGTTTAGGTTtaacagtagtattcaggtagagaaatatacagaaattgaacaaactgtaaattaaatacagattaatcattaaaattaaagttaaaaatgtttagcCAAGAGCAGTGATTGacctattttttgtcttttgttgtttgattaacatgagaCTGCACAGCTTTATTAAATGCATCATGAATTGAGAAATCGACTTTTACTTGAGCTTTTGATATACAAGAGGTCTTCGTACTAAAACAATATCCTGCaagtttcagaactgaaaacaaTCTTGTGagtgaaataaaagcttttgacaCCAGGCCCAGTGAACGCCAGATCCTCGAATGTGCCTATATGTTAAACATAGGGCTTTACTTTAAATCGCATGCGTTTATCATGCGCATCTCATAaataaagccggttctgtgattagtagtaaatctccatcatgtgctttcaaatggagcagcatttactacacagagctgttgatcactgacaagctacgcaatatcacattcataatcgaaggcgattcatcggcggttatgaacgcgatattgcgtagctattaaaatatataattaaatgtgtagagctgaaacaactaatcgatttaatcgattaaaatcgattattaaaatagttgtcaactaatttagtaatcgattcgttgctaaataattttttatttgctgtaagcggctcatttcgtgcatatttaaaaatctgcggtgaccaaagtgtggcagtaatgagccaccggaggttttactcagccagtacagcaggagaaagcagcgaatagccaatagctggcctcgttttatgtcacgtgcttcccgcacagcgtctctgcagcattcagcgtgatgggtgaggcaggcggcagtggagtaagctcgagaaagaaaaagaaaaaaaagcggaagataaaactaatcgaacgaagtcatccaaagtgtggggagcactttactttgagccttcaaaaaagaagagtaacctgtaaactgcggcaggaaacatatcctctaaaaagagagcaagcctactGTTaaaccctgaacatttggacatgatgttgacctttttgcactgcaatgcaaagtttttctcaaatataatgagtgaatagtgttctgcctcattccCACAGgttagtcgaattcctgtcagttcaggcataagctgttttgtttaaattttatccctttattaaatttttgaattttgcactgttataaggaccactacatatttaaatccgatgaaaatcacagtgtgcaaagacttttatttgtgtagattctgcagtacaatgttctttgcaaatgtttagtcgtaaaaagctgataacattgctttttaacaattaaacatttaaagctttgtcgtttaccagttcataattcagtcttgcagcctaatttgactgaatgagagaggttaatgtttaaatgtatttgaaatgcacttttttctaagtattcactgctctttttcacacagcaggttttttgtgtgtccaattttttttctggacaaccttctgatggtttttactttaaattttattttaaaatgtgagttccattcaggtttcatgccattggcactttgttcgaaggattgtttacaatttcacagcataagctataaagctgtttcccaggtataagctgtgtgtttacaggaaaaaaaaaataataaaatgcaatttactgcaattttattctgttttatttcttattcttcgtgaaaatatgttctgatagattccttaataagctttgttcgggatgttaaactactttaggagccctaaggactgccatggtgaaaacattacttgaaacctctttgtgaaatttgctagagtatgtatgggtcagtgttttgattgcagaagagtttgacaaagaataaccaacacataataaaaacacaactccaggtatgtttttgatgaggatatgacaatgcaaaatggttaaaaatctctaaaaaagtctatgttgaatgataaagaccctttgttaataatttaacttggggaaaaaaaatgggcaaaaaactaaaatataattacataaaccgattcatcgattaatcgtaaaaagaatcgaccgattaatcgattatcaaaataatcgttagttgcagccctagctctgtgtattaaattcCACTCCATGAGGTCGAGCCAACAGacaaaactgactgtgtttataAGAATACTCGCAAGGACggacattttgacaattttggGTGTATTTGGCCGCTTAATAATAAGTTGTGGAAAAATAAGGGTACTCGCGaggtgttttttttccaaaagtttctgggtttattaatatattacaaaacttttccaggcctggaaattggtgtttttaaaattccatgacttttccaggtttttcacGATCGTACGAACCCTGACTGTAGCTTGCAGCCTCAACTTTAAAGATAGACTGGGTTCCACAATATACTAGTGGTCACACAGACAACAACTAACTCACTGCACACACCAAACACAGAGCAAGCACTGATGTCCAAATTCAAATGACTGACTTGCGTATGTACCAGTTTTAagtaaatagtttattaaaagaCTGAAATTAACAAATTCGAAGACATTATCAGACTAAACCTAAAACAACTGACTCACTGAGTCATTCATTACAGTTGGTCATGACCGAAAGTCAACACAAAGGAAATTAGATCAAAACACTGTAATTAGTGATTGGTTGTTCAAATGTTACAGTAtgtcatgtcttttattttaaagtaattgtatgatgctattttaaagggTAATGTATAAAAAGCACAACCAATGTgtggaaatataataaaatatgtggcacaacacaaaataaacaaatgaaaataaccaATAGCAGTAGTATTTTAACAAAAggaattttgaaaacagttttgagatgCACTGTATTAAATTGTCAACTCACCTTTGGATGATACAGCTTCAGGTTCTTGCAGACCAAACCTAATGAAACAGACAATAGATGTCTcaaaaaatgcatgcaataatCTACTGCATTATAATTAAGAGATGATAGCGATGTATATTTTCACATGTCCACTTTCCCCATTTTACAGTTATCAGTCTGTTTTTTCTCtagaatgcatgtaaaatgtactattgttgtcaatttttatttctgatttaaagtgttttgatttttcttttcccATTCAAATAGATAAGTGtgagagttttatttatttttacatattgctACACAAAGCACAGGCCTATGTGCACTGGTGTGGCTCAAATGTCTTACATAAGACCATTGCACAGTCCAAACACTTCAACCAAAAGAAATTCTCAAGACTTCATCAGTCTTAAACCAtcttttaatgacattaaaaaaaaataataataatttttctctcaaacaaacaaaccttgcTGCTCGTGCTGCCTTTTTGGTGTCAGCACTTGGTGGAATATTGAAGCGTTCTGCTCTTTTCTGAAGCCTctgcaatgaaaataataataataatttttcacttcttttatggcaaaaagaATATAGCATAGgatttaatgatataaataatacacatCTGTTAAAGGTGTAGTGTAAAATATAGGCCAGCATTATACTGTACAAAAAGCACTGCCGTCACAGTAAATTTTCACTATAACAGTAGTCAAACTACACATTTCtatgacaaataattattcaagGTGATATGATAATGACATTATAATATCAGTAACTCATTTCATCTCTATTTTCAAATGATAATCTCTCAATTCCAGCCCTACTGGTGCAAAACACCTGTTTGTGCCACCTGGCCATGATTTCACAAACAAGTTTCACAAAAGTTTAATAGTGGCAAAGTAGAACCAAGGGCTGTTGAATGTAAACTCGGTCACACAgtaagaatctttaaaaaaaaaaaaatacagtttgtcaTGCGTGCCAAATGTGGTTTGACTACTACTCTGTGGTTTCAGTAAAGATCATTACCTCACCAACTGTAGCAGGAGGGTTTATCTTGACCAGTTTTTTCTCAGTCTCCCTGAAATCAAGAGCACAGTGAACAGACAAACCCATTTCCAATCACTAATTCTCAAACAAATCTAGTACTATAGTgtggcattatttttttatttgccatgTGCAAAGTATGCTGATGTATAAGTGAAGGGGGAATGACATACTCTTCAGGAGGAGTAAACTCTTGCTTCTGGGAATCGGTCTCTTCTTTGGCAAAGGCCTCCTAAAACACATGCAAAGTATGTTACATTGAGCAAATCAAACAATGACTGTCATTCTATCTGGAGTCCGACACACATTTGTCTGTTTACAcctaataaaattaattcatttacagTACTAAAATCCATCTCAGGTGATCTGATCAGTCCAAGACATTTTGTAATTGGATTAATTAAACCACAAAAAGAGACAGTCAGAGATGTGACCACATTGCTTTGAAAGgtaaacttgatttttttttttttttaactgtttatatGACCATGTTAGAgcaataaaagtatcataaattttttgaaaacatacaggatgtgctcaaaaaaagttaaatgtaataaacagGGGAAAAGAACTCAATGGGGCACTCAAAAACCTTGAATCTGACTATTTTCTTAACCATATTCAAAATCATTTATGTTCTGAACACAACCACTGGGCAATAAGCAGGCACATGTTCAGAATACATGTAATGCACGCATATGAACTGCATAGCAATGTTAGGGTTaatataaacagaactttcagaatctgaaatcGGATCCATTCCAAACAGATTGGGGTTATTATTAACATGCATTATACACTGACATAGCGAGCAATTCATATATTTCCAAAACCAGAGACCCTTCCCATCGAAATTGGTTCATGtccacttgtgatcagatcagatcagatcttaATACCAGGCATAAACTAGTCAAACATTATGGACTACACAcacaatgcatttcatttttttatgaaaaaaaaacaaaaacaaacccttGCTACATGTAGTGTGttagctaactgagacttgttatagcacttgcatatcattgctctcgctgattttgattgcttccattgtccttgtaagtcgctttggataaaagcatctgctaaatgactaaatgtataaaataacacTCTAGCTACTACACTCAGTGTGCATCTGTTTTAACTTTTGCCCTGAAAATTCCCATGGAAACACATTACATCTGGGAAAACTTACCTCAACATATTCTTCCAGAACTTCCTCTTCATTCACTTcttctaaaaacacattttaaaaagttaaacagaCATTATAACGGTTTCAGAATATAACATTTATCCTGCTAGGATGCTCAAAATGATTTGTAttcacattaaaggaatagttaagccaaaaatgaaaattcagtcatcatttactcatacttatgttgttccaaacctgtatgagtttcttctgttgaatacaaaagaagaacgtgagtaatcaaacagttgctggtacttttccatatttccatagtatgaaaaaaatactatggaagtcattggtgACCAAGAACTTTTATCCTcaccaactttcttcaaaatatggtcttttgtgttccacagaagaaattaatatgggtttgaaacaacatgagggtgagtaaatgacatcaaaactttcatttgtgggtgaactacctctttaagagaaaaacagagtAGATGGACATTAAATAGGTGCAGTATTACGCCTATCTTTGAGATATCTAAAGAACACAATTATAATGTGAAACtggtaaaggaaaaaaaaataacattttatttataaaatgttacataaagtaacaaagtaaaagtatacataaagtaaaatacataaaaagggtGAAATTTATTGTATTAGCAAATGCATACCATGCTCTTCCAGGTAGGCCTGCAGCCGGGCAATAAGATCAGCTTTATTTCCTTTGGCATCCAGCCCACGAGCAGTACATTCCTGCTTCAGCTCAGCCAACTGTGGAGATTATATTAGTTTTAATGACTGGTGCTACATTAATCAATAACAAATCACATACCTGCTGTGTGAAACCTAGTCagggccaaaaatattggcacccttggtaaatatgatcaaaaaaaactgtgaaaattatTCTGCATTGTTaaccttttggtcttttatttacaaaaattcacaaaatgtatcctttcattggataagaagaatttaaaatggggggaaatatcattatgaaattaatgtttttttttctcaaatactcgttggggtcaatctaaagggtctggagtgattctgggtgaaggaatggtctctgatctcttgtcaggtgttctctaacctcatcaggcattataggagaaaatttagagctgttaaacagGCAAATGtaggtttaaaaaaagtattgaataaaagggtgccattaattgtggccaatgtgtattagagaaaaacatttatttcataaggatatttccccccattttaaattcttattatccaatgaaaggatacatttttttttgttaatttttttaaataaaagaccaaaaggattaacaatgcagatgaattttcacagccttttttgatcatatttaccaagggtgccaatatttttggccacgactgtaggttTTGTCAGTCCACAAAGTTGGCATCGGAAAAAAACGTGACTTCTTCTAAATAACTGACTTCTAACAAAAAAATTCTTGTATCTTAATCTAGGTCGATGTGTGGTTTAAAACGTTGCTTACTTAAACCGCTCTAGATTTTCATACCTCTACGCCCCAAAGATGCGGTTAATTAGCTCTAGGTTTTTTTGTAGAAGTTTGTTCTTATCTAggtcaatgtgttttttttttttttttaaaacgtatGCCTTACTagattttaatctagatttttcaTACCTCTACGCCCCAAAGATGCGGTTTATGAAGGCAGCTAACTAGGTGTTGATGGACTATGATGGACAAAGTAAGTAACTAATTGTTTTAGATAGACGTCGGTTGTTACAACCCACTTTTTGGGCACTTGTAGGAGAAAAACACGTGCTGGTTGGGTTTTATTTTTAGAGTGAACTGTTGTAGTTGATAAACAGCTGGAAGAGTAGAACCAGAACGTAGTGCCTGCGTGGTGAGGAACAAAGTAAAAGTCGCATTTTAGAAGTCTCTGAAAGACTAAACtagaatgctttttaaataaacaggTAACTTATTTTTTCAGCGAGGAACGAAAGG encodes:
- the LOC109084128 gene encoding SAP domain-containing ribonucleoprotein isoform X3, producing MAEVVELHKLKLAELKQECTARGLDAKGNKADLIARLQAYLEEHEVNEEEVLEEYVEEAFAKEETDSQKQEFTPPEEETEKKLVKINPPATVGERLQKRAERFNIPPSADTKKAARAARFGLQEPEAVSSKGTSAKINVDVEVLKKRAERFGLNVSSVSKKIEDDEKLKKRKERFGIVTSAASSGANDTEIQDTQCQMQQSSP
- the LOC109084128 gene encoding SAP domain-containing ribonucleoprotein isoform X2, with translation MAEVVELHKLKLAELKQECTARGLDAKGNKADLIARLQAYLEEHEEVNEEEVLEEYVEEAFAKEETDSQKQEFTPPEEETEKKLVKINPPATVGERLQKRAERFNIPPSADTKKAARAARFGLQEPEAVSSKGTSAKINVDVEVLKKRAERFGLNVSSVSKKIEDDEKLKKRKERFGIVTSAASSGANDTEAKRKRAERFGNV
- the LOC109084128 gene encoding SAP domain-containing ribonucleoprotein isoform X1; its protein translation is MAEVVELHKLKLAELKQECTARGLDAKGNKADLIARLQAYLEEHEEVNEEEVLEEYVEEAFAKEETDSQKQEFTPPEEETEKKLVKINPPATVGERLQKRAERFNIPPSADTKKAARAARFGLQEPEAVSSKGTSAKINVDVEVLKKRAERFGLNVSSVSKKIEDDEKLKKRKERFGIVTSAASSGANDTEIQDTQCQMQQSSP